A window of Malania oleifera isolate guangnan ecotype guangnan chromosome 2, ASM2987363v1, whole genome shotgun sequence genomic DNA:
taaaggtaactacTCTGACAAATTTGCCTTAAAGACCGATTCTTAAAAAGTGACTTTCCaggaaaatatactaaataaagatcatttcttaTTGAAAGAAGGAAAGctgtctgcacatgttttgtttggtaccttaaaacatattgatttatttaaagctaacttttgtgcaggtaacaagactaattcattgtggcaactcaaatttggagactcaccggttcaatttatagacctgcacccaccaaatgaaattcctctagagtcTCCGCCAGACaaactatgatgtttttctttcctttattttcattttgttttaccttgttttatttttagttaattttcaggtacatttttccttagttttagtttttctttccccttacttctccacccaggcaCATTCCACTTCCCccatgcacatcttttctatttcccatatgctttcacattgaggacaatgttccactttagttggaggGAATGATAAAttacattgaaaatttttttttttttttaatatggatgattaggccatgattaacactgactgataccctttacatacttgcatataacctagaagTTACACATTTAagctgtatagtgggttatttatgtgtagtttctctttatatggctaatctaggaattgtaactctatgtagtttgactagtagttcattcgtgttaatctggttatataaactcttgtatttacatggtatcttatAAGACTGAAAATActcgttcacgtgacttgtagcacttagggttctttgtgagcactgagagagtgcCCAtgacaactatgacaccttgtgaggtattattgagtcatttatcattcttttaagtttttgacgtcaactcagagttcataaaactcaaatttccttttttttttttttttgaatactctttatacactagtctctgtttttaaCTTGCTAACTTAGAGGTGACATtcagtggggagatagaaacctaggtcttgtagcctactcaagatgtgaaggttgaacaacccctagagataaacttagttcatggactactatttGAACTTAATTCACATAAGtagtatgaagacaacaaaagaagtgtaatgattttcctaattgactaagaaaagacaaaaaatgaagaattggCAAAAaagagaataagaaaaatagaattgCACATGAATGAAGTGGAAGGTAAATAGctgctccacataaataccacaaagagtCAAGAACATGACACATGTCctccacatatgaagacacttcaaccgcttaatgcctcagatgtattcatgcctggttgtgaataagttgatctactTTATAGCTTTTAAAGGCTAGAAAGGCTTCAAACTTCTCTTGCAAAAAATAAACCCAGCTTTTATGACtaaaatcatcaatgaaagtaaggCTTCAGTTGACTGTCATGTTGACTTGAGCTATCAAGCCTAACTTCTCATCTTTAATTCTGCAGACCCCATTTTTTATAGAGattccatatcccttttcttgtAGCTGACCAACAATGAGTAAGTTTGTTCTCAAATTTGGAACAAAGAGAACGTTAGAAatagtttgaaagaatttttattGGTTTGAATTTCTACCTTTCCCTTTCCCATAACAGAGATTGTAGATCCATCACCGAACTTCACAACATCACGAAAAGCTTCATCCAATTCAGAGAATATAGACTTCTCTCCACTCATATGGTGGCTACAGCTAGTGTCTAAGTACCACAAGAATTTCTTGTGGGTTTCCTCCTTCACGTGACAAGCCATCAACAAAGACACTTCTTCTTCCTTCTGAGTAAAATTGGACTACTTTCCACCATCTCTCCTTAGATTAGTACAACACTCTGACTTGTAATGGCCAAACTTGTGACACTTGTAGCATTCAACTCTTGATTTGTCGACTTGGAAGGTGTTGAAtgattgttgttgttgtcataGCCTTTTCCTCTCTCTTGAGAATTAAAATCTTCAGATTTCTTATTTGAGTGTCTACCATCATTGCCACCTCTGCCTCTTCCTCGTCCATGACCTCCTCCTATTGATGCCGAGGCTTATAACGCTTGCTCCTCCTTGTATTTCCGAATTCATTTTCTGCTCATGAACCAACAAAGAACTCTACAATTCATCAATGGACATGCTGTTAGTGTCTTTAGATTCCTCAATAGAAAAAACAACATAGTTTAATTTTGTTGTCATCGAACGAATAATCTTCTCAATGATAGTGACATTTGTCATTTGGTCGCCATGGATTCTCATCTTATTTGTGATTGCCATCGTCCTGGAGAAGTAATCTGTCACTGATTCTCCAGACTTCATGTGTAAAGTTTCGAAATCGCCTCGAAGTGCTTGCAGATGTGCCCTCTTTGCTTTTATTGTCCCCTTATACTTCTTCTTCATAGAGTCCCAGATCTACTTGAAAGTTTCTTTACAAAGAATGGTTTCCAAGATGGAACGATCAATTGCCTAGAAGAGATAATTGTTTGCATTGAGATCCTTCAACTTCTAACCTGCAAGCTCCACCTTTTGTGCATCTGTTAGCACAACACATGTTGTTGGTTCTGCTACTCTAGAAACAACAACTGTCCAATATTTTTTGGACCTCAAAAAATTTTCCATAAGCATGCTCCAATGGTCATAGTGACCATCAAAGTGTGGAATGGCTAGCTGCACAAAAGTTTCGAAAGCCATTGTGGAACTctaacttggctctaataccattgatgtaaaatggaagaagaaaatgatgaattaaaaaataaagggaAACAAAGTTGAATTGAAAACTCTACTACTTCATTGATAAGTAAATGATCATTATATAGGCTAAAAACAAACGGTTACAAGCACAAAAATAGACACCACTAACAATATGCTAAACAACTTTTAGataccactaacatcatgctatcactaacatcatgctaaacaactcctacaaattagaaaataaaacacatttgctgctattaatttattcaaattcatttCAAGTTCAATTTAAATGCCCCTTCAAAATCCAAATTGCTGTCAAACATTACAATATGGGTtattataatgtttagatttggGTTATTGCAATGTCTGACAATcatttgaactttaaatttgaaagaaatttaatattattttattttatattatatttaaatttacataaattaaaatttaaaattcaaaatttgcatACTCCCAAATACAAAActagtatattttaaattttgcTATATCAAAACATTAATGTTTAAGCatgatatatttaaattttaaataaaaaaactttaaaaaaaatttgttactCAAAAACATTTGAAATTCATCAATTACAATCCACACAAGTAACAATAGGACCCACTAAAATATTACGAGGCATACCTAATTGGATTTAGGTACATATCTTGTGGttaacaaattttaatatttttttgtgaGTATTTCTCAATTAATTATGAACAAGAATTCTAAACAGCTGCATTCATTTCgtattttcaaaatatcaaagtATTAAAATTTTGCAAAATGGGAATCTATAAAAATATCTAGCCAACTGAAACGAACAGTGCGGCAGTGCCGCTACCTGTCCTCCCTCTCTGCCATTAGTTTGAAGAGACCATTTTATCTCAAAATGACCAGACCACCCTTCCCACACGTTCACTTCACGATGTAAATTGTTTCTAAACAATGGGTCCACAGGGATCCCTAATGGAAATATACTGAAATTTTGGGGGCTAGAAATGTAGTTTtacaataatttaataaattttcctAGGATTGGTGCCCCCTTCGTTGGGAATATGTTTGTTTGGATAGAAACTTTCTCCGGATAGCTGAGAATGGCGGTCGCAGCAGTTAGGCCCCTTCACAATGTCTCCTCCATTTCTCTATCCTCTGCAGCATTCTTCAAAAACCGGCCATTGAGGATTTGCAGCTTTGCTTCAGTTCGCGACCTCAGAAGTGATTCGAATCGTTTCAGGGTCAGAGCAATCAAGGAGAAAATAGAGGAAGTCAAGACCCCTTCGCCCTCTTCTTCAACATCTTCTGCTTCGGCAGAGGAAATTACGGAGAAATATGGCCTCGAAGCTGGTATCTGGAAGGTACTCTTCTTCCGTCTTCTTCAAAAttgcttttcttttcatttcatgGGGATTATTACTCCGTTCCGTCCCTTGTATGCTGGTGCAGTCGTACACTACtgattcttttcttttcttttcttttctttttttggggaTTATTACTCTGTTCCGTCCCTTATATGCTGGTAGTACTGCAGAGAGTGAAGAACTGttgtctctctccctctctctctctctctctctctcggattaTATCATGCCATTAGGAGACTTGGGTGCTACAGGGAATCTCAATAATTAAATCTTAAGATTCTCAAATTAGTTCCTTTCTTCTCATAGAGTTTCTGTGCAACCAAACTGGGCCTTATTTTTCGTTGTTTTTCGTTTTGTGATGCTTCTCACTTTGTAAATTCCCGTTTTCGAGTTTTTCACAAATGTTTAATTTAGAGTAATGGTGATATGAGAAAAACCCTTCTTGCAGTATAGCTGCAGTTCATATCTCCACATTAACAAATAACCTTTTAAATGGCATTAATAGTTTCATGTCTTGGCGTTAATTTTAATATGCCTGCAATGGATGTATCTGCAGATATTTACCtcaaaagaagataaaaatgaAGAAGGCAAACAAGAGAAGTCAAAGGGAGATCAAGCCAAAGAGCTGCTAGCAAAATATGGAGGAGCATACCTGGCCACTTCAATTACCCTCTCACTGATCTCCTTCTCTCTCTGTTATGCCCTGATTAGCGCTGGCATTGATGTCCAAACTCTGTTACAAAAGGTAAAAAGCACCCACCCAACACTGGCTTAAAACTAAATTAGCAATATTCCCAGCATACCTTTCAAAAGGTAGCTCAGCTATAAGGCCAAACTCGGATGTGTCTCCTCGATCATTCTCAATTTGATTTTTTACAggattaaatatatatttaagtaaACACTTGTAACTGGGTTGCTGTGGATTTTCTGTGAATTTGGACAAAACTTAGTAtaattttgtattgcattttatcCAAAAGCAGAAACATCCAAATTCATGGCAAGAAATTCAATCTCCCAAACATAAGGAAAGTGTCTCAAAAGTAGCTAGTCAATTTACCATGACCCTctataatggaaaaaaaaaaataaaggaagaagTCGCTGCTTCATGTTTGTGCGACCATCTCTATATTTAAATTTGATTATGCCCAATGTGGGATGCTTTTTTCAGGTAGGAATCTCCGCAGACGAGACTGGGGAGAAAGTAGGCACATTTGCCCTGGCATATGCTGCCCATAAGGCTGCATCCCCGATAAGGTTTCCTCCGACCGTAGCTCTCACTCCCGTTGTTGCTAGTTGGATTGGAAAGAAAGTAGAAAAGGATAAGTGACTTTTTGCTACCAAGTTCCACTTCATTTGTAATACTTATAGTATGTTAATTACTTCTCTTTTCAAATGCAAATGAGCTTTTATGGTAATATGGATCCTTCTTTTCTGCATTTTGACATTTTATCTCAATGGAAACGTTTGTGTTCTAGTAGAGTAATAGTAGTTTAAAATGGTGAGGAAAGAACACACTAAGACATGCAGGACAGAATACACCAGTTCCCTGGATTACTAGAGAAAAAGTACAGTTTACTCTTATGCCCCATTTTACCATTTGTAAGACCAAACAAAAGTGAAGAGTTTGAAATTCACAGGTACTTACACTTGTACTGTTTATAGTTTATCTCATTTGCTTCCATTTCATCTATCATTCTGACAGTCAAATGAATCTTTATAAGAATTTTAACATAGGAGGATTAGAACTCtctcttttttttcaaaaaagaaccAAGTTCTTGTTACACTATAGCCGCATAAGGAAGAAGGCCAACTATCTCAAACTCATTTGCATGATTGAGATCAAAACATAATGCACGTGGCATTTGATTTGTGGAATCGAGACTAAAATAGAATTTCTTTGATCCCAAGCAAAGACACTGTATTGAGGATGTTGATTATCCATTCTTAGATTGCTAGAAAACCCCTTCTGGTTTAGTTGTTCAACCCATAACTTAAGAGAAATTTTTTGTGCCATTCAGGTTTTGAAATAAGTGCATGGTTAAAATCTTTCTTCCTGCAGAACACCAAGCTTAGGAGAATCTTTCTTCCTGCAGAACACCACTGCTCCAAACTATGCAAGGTTTGC
This region includes:
- the LOC131147804 gene encoding uncharacterized protein LOC131147804, with the protein product MAVAAVRPLHNVSSISLSSAAFFKNRPLRICSFASVRDLRSDSNRFRVRAIKEKIEEVKTPSPSSSTSSASAEEITEKYGLEAGIWKIFTSKEDKNEEGKQEKSKGDQAKELLAKYGGAYLATSITLSLISFSLCYALISAGIDVQTLLQKVGISADETGEKVGTFALAYAAHKAASPIRFPPTVALTPVVASWIGKKVEKDK